CGTATCGACCGTTTCGCGAGAGCGTTTCTGCTTTGGCAGGCGCCGTTTAGGCGCATCCAAAGGGTTGGCCCGCTTGTTTGGTTTCGCAGGAGGTGCGGTATCTGGATTTTCCGGGCGTTGGGTCAAATCGTCATCCTTTTTTGTCACCACGCCTGAATGCTTACCAGAGGTTGCGGGTATGTGCCCTCGATTTTCAGTGAGTTTAGGTAGGGCGATTCAAAATGTAAACAATTGCTTACATTTTGAAGAAAGATATATTACGGTTTGAGAGGCGGGGAAGGGGTTCCCGCGTTCAGGGAGAACACACAAGATGAAGAAAATTGCTTTTGCATCAAGCCTTTGGCTTATGGCCGCAGGCGCTGCCGCGGCGCAGGATTTGCCGACTGAAACGATTCGCTATGCCAATTTCATGCCTGCGGGATTCACGACATCGGTGATTGACCAGTTCGTCGTGGACGAGATCGCAAAGCGTACAGATGGCGCCGTCAAGATCGAGATTTTCCATGGTGGCGCTCTGGGTGGTCCCGGCGAAATGATCGAGCTGGTGGGCTCTGGCGCGGTTGATATCGGCAATTTCCCGGTCAGCTATTTCTTTAGCCAGTTTCCGGTGAGCAGCCTGAATGGTTCGATGCCAATGCTGTTCGAGACTGCGGCCGACACCGCCCAGTTGACGCGGGAGAGCTATGAGCAAATCGGAGAAATCAAAGCCGAGATGGATGCGGCCAACCTGCGTCCGTTCTTGTATCGCGGATTGCCGCAGTATCGCCTGGTCTGCACCAAACCTGTCGAGACGCTGGCGGATTTCGAAGGACTCAAAGTGCGCACCTATGGCACGTTCCACCCGATGTTGTTTCAGGCGTTCGGGGCCGTTCCTGTCAACATGGAGTTGGGTGAAACCTATGATGGCCTGCAACGCGGGACAGTCGATTGTGTTTACCTGAACTATCAGACAGCGTCGTTGTTCAAGCTCTTTGAGGTGGCAAAATACACTTCGGATGCGGAATTTGGCGCAACGCCGCTTTTTCTGACCTACCTGAACAAGGACACCTGGGAGAGCTGGTCGGAAGAGTTCCAGACGTTGTTCAACGAGGTCGTTGCCGAAGCTGAAACAAAGGCGAATG
This window of the Rhodobacteraceae bacterium LMO-JJ12 genome carries:
- a CDS encoding C4-dicarboxylate TRAP transporter substrate-binding protein; this translates as MKKIAFASSLWLMAAGAAAAQDLPTETIRYANFMPAGFTTSVIDQFVVDEIAKRTDGAVKIEIFHGGALGGPGEMIELVGSGAVDIGNFPVSYFFSQFPVSSLNGSMPMLFETAADTAQLTRESYEQIGEIKAEMDAANLRPFLYRGLPQYRLVCTKPVETLADFEGLKVRTYGTFHPMLFQAFGAVPVNMELGETYDGLQRGTVDCVYLNYQTASLFKLFEVAKYTSDAEFGATPLFLTYLNKDTWESWSEEFQTLFNEVVAEAETKANAEIEAEEASGLQVLLDNGVQMIAFKDQAKMEAEAPDFLELWVERVAEAGKPEAGREHADFIKRRVKELAGE